In a genomic window of Gadus macrocephalus chromosome 9, ASM3116895v1:
- the LOC132464546 gene encoding protein-glutamine gamma-glutamyltransferase 2-like isoform X1, giving the protein MANTNRLIAGVDLRSQENNRAHRTEEIDRKRLIVRRGHAFSLTVHLFHPLQSGHELALVLKQDKNNDDIVIRQRTAGGSGDKWWLHQQSANNELLLTVYSPARAAVGEHRLAVELMSGNRLLERTDFTKMYLLFNPWCKDDAVYFPDESLLEEYIMNENGRIFRGSADWMSGMPWNFGQFEDNVMDICFEILDRFKPARSDPPNDMRQRWDPVYISRAVVAMVNANDDGGVLAGKWQEPYTGGVQPTKWMSSVPILEKWSKSKSGVKYGQCWVFAAVACTVLRCLGIPTRCITNFESAHDTDGNLSIDRVYNMHRENDDHADSIWNFHCWIESYMQREDLPEGYGGWQVLDPTPQERSSGMFRCGPCPLKAIKEGDLNVKFDVPFVFAEVNADIINWEIRPDGQRKQLSSNSAKVGRNISTKSPYSNEREDITHQYKYQEGSAKEREVYNKAGRCISGPDGEEESKPANEPGKVQLEIKHAQPVFGTDFDVIFELENMGDEEVSCKLNMMSEAVTYSSVHLGWCQNSTVNVVIPAHKVHRETVRLLYTKYASVVSEHNIIRVIGVARVSGQEKSILEMVNIPLSKPKLSIKVPGWVILNRKITTLISFTNPLPVPLNRGVFTVEGAGLLSTKEFRISGSIAPGQRVSVELSFTPMRAGVREFLVDFDSDRLQDVKGVATLVVRKTPPSYSSKCPVICG; this is encoded by the exons ATGGCCAACACAAACC GTTTAATTGCTGGTGTTGATCTGAGAAGCCAGGAAAACAACCGGGCACACCGAACTGAGGAGATTGATAGGAAGCGTTTGATTGTTCGGCGGGGACATGCCTTCTCCCTGACGGTGCACCTCTTCCACCCGCTGCAGTCCGGCCATGAGCTGGCCCTGGTCTTAAAGCAGG ATAAGAACAACGATGATATTGTGATCAGACAGCGAACGGCTGGAGGGTCCGGTGACAAGTGGTGGTTACACCAGCAGAGCGCGAACAACGAATTACTGCTGACTGTGTACAGTCCCGCCCGTGCTGCCGTTGGCGAGCACCGCTTGGCTGTTGAACTGATGTCAGGGAATAGACTTCTGGAGAGGACGGACTTTACCAAAATGTACTTGCTGTTTAATCCCTGGTGCAAAG ATGATGCCGTGTACTTCCCTGATGAAAGTCTGCTCGAGGAATACATTATGAACGAGAATGGTCGCATTTTCCGTGGGAGTGCGGATTGGATGAGTGGGATGCCATGGAATTTCGGACAG TTTGAAGACAATGTGATGGACATCTGCTTTGAGATCCTTGACCGCTTTAAGCCAGCGAGGTCAGACCCCCCAAACGACATGCGTCAGCGATGGGACCCTGTCTACATCAGCAGGGCAGTCGTTGCCATG GTGAATGCCAACGATGACGGTGGAGTCTTGGCGGGGAAATGGCAGGAACCTTACACAGGTGGAGTACAGCCAACCAAATGGATGAGCAGTGTGCCCATCCTGGAGAAGTGGAGCAAATCCAAGTCTGGAGTGAAGTATGGCCAATGCTGGGTGTTTGCAGCCGTGGCCTGCACAG TGCTGCGATGCCTGGGCATCCCCACACGCTGCATCACCAACTTTGAGTCAGCCCATGACACAGACGGAAACCTCTCCATCGACCGAGTGTACAACATGCATAGGGAGAATGATGACCATGCTGACAGCATCTG GAACTTTCATTGTTGGATCGAGTCTTACATGCAGAGAGAAGATCTACCTGAAGGATATGGTGGCTGGCAAGTCTTGGACCCCACACCTCAGGAGAGGAGTAGTG GTATGTTTCGCTGTGGCCCATGTCCTTTGAAGGCCATTAAAGAAGGGGACCTCAATGTGAAGTTTGATGTTCCATTTGTCTTTGCTGAGGTGAATGCAGACATCATCAATTGGGAAATCAGACCAGACGGTCAGCGAAAGCAG CTTTCATCCAACTCTGCAAAAGTGGGGAGGAACATTAGCACCAAAAGTCCTTACAGCAACGAGAGGGAAGATATAACCCATCAGTACAAGTACCAAGAAG GTTCAGCCAAGGAGCGGGAGGTGTACAACAAGGCAGGGCGGTGCATCTCCGGGCCGGATGGAGAAGAGGAATCAAAACCAG CCAATGAACCAGGAAAGGTGCAGCTGGAGATCAAGCACGCACAACCTGTGTTCGGGACCGACTTTGACGTCATCTTTGAG TTGGAGAACATGGGAGACGAAGAAGTCAGCTGCAAATTGAACATGATGTCAGAGGCTGTCACCTACAGCTCAGTTCACCTTGGATGGTGCCAGAACAGCACGGTCAATGTTGTCATTCCTGCTCACAAAG TCCACAGGGAGACGGTGCGTCTACTCTACACTAAGTATGCCTCAGTCGTCAGCGAACACAACATCATCCGGGTGATAGGGGTGGCAAGAGTGTCCGGCCAGGAAAAATCCATCCTGGAGATGGTCAACATCCCACTGAGCAAGCCCAAACTCAGTATTAAG GTTCCTGGCTGGGTGATTTTAAATAGGAAAATCACCACCTTGATCTCCTTTACCAATCCATTGCCGGTGCCACTGAACCGAGGAGTGTTCACTGTTGAAGGGGCTGGCCTACTTTCAACCAAAGAGTTCCGTATTTC TGGTAGCATCGCTCCAGGCCAGCGTGTGTCTGTGGAGCTGTCCTTCACACCCATGAGGGCGGGGGTCAGGGAGTTCCTGGTGGACTTTGACTCCGACAGGCTCCAGGACGTGAAGGGAGTCGCCACGCTGGTGGTCCGCAAGACTCCACCCTCGTATTCTTCCAAGTGTCCAGTCATATGTGGATAG
- the LOC132464546 gene encoding protein-glutamine gamma-glutamyltransferase 2-like isoform X3 — MAHTNRLIAGVDPRSQENNRAHRTEEIDRKRLIVRRGQAFSLTVHLFHPLQSGHELALVLKQDKNNDDIVIRQRTAGGSGDKWWLHQQSANNELLLTVYSPARAAVGEHRLAVELMSGNRLLERTDFTKMYLLFNPWCKDDAVYFPDESLLEEYIMNENGRIFRGSADWMSGMPWNFGQFEDNVMDICFEILDRFKPARSDPPNDMRQRWDPVYISRAVVAMVNANDDGGVLAGKWQEPYTGGVQPTKWMSSVPILEKWSKSKSGVKYGQCWVFAAVACTVLRCLGIPTRCITNFESAHDTDGNLSIDRVYNMHRENDDHADSIWNFHCWIESYMQREDLPEGYGGWQVLDPTPQERSSGMFRCGPCPLKAIKEGDLNVKFDVPFVFAEVNADIINWEIRPDGQRKQLSSNSAKVGRNISTKSPYSNEREDITHQYKYQEGSAKEREVYNKAGRCISGPDGEEESKPANEPGKVQLEIKHAQPVFGTDFDVIFELENMGDEEVSCKLNMMSEAVTYSSVHLGWCQNSTVNVVIPAHKVHRETVRLLYTKYASVVSEHNIIRVIGVARVSGQEKSILEMVNIPLSKPKLSIKVPGWVILNRKITTLISFTNPLPVPLNRGVFTVEGAGLLSTKEFRISGSIAPGQRVSVELSFTPMRAGVREFLVDFDSDRLQDVKGVATLVVRKTPPSYSSKCPVICG; from the exons ATAAGAACAACGATGATATTGTGATCAGACAGCGAACGGCTGGAGGGTCCGGTGACAAGTGGTGGTTACACCAGCAGAGCGCGAACAACGAATTACTGCTGACTGTGTACAGTCCCGCCCGTGCTGCCGTTGGCGAGCACCGCTTGGCTGTTGAACTGATGTCAGGGAATAGACTTCTGGAGAGGACGGACTTTACCAAAATGTACTTGCTGTTTAATCCCTGGTGCAAAG ATGATGCCGTGTACTTCCCTGATGAAAGTCTGCTCGAGGAATACATTATGAACGAGAATGGTCGCATTTTCCGTGGGAGTGCGGATTGGATGAGTGGGATGCCATGGAATTTCGGACAG TTTGAAGACAATGTGATGGACATCTGCTTTGAGATCCTTGACCGCTTTAAGCCAGCGAGGTCAGACCCCCCAAACGACATGCGTCAGCGATGGGACCCTGTCTACATCAGCAGGGCAGTCGTTGCCATG GTGAATGCCAACGATGACGGTGGAGTCTTGGCGGGGAAATGGCAGGAACCTTACACAGGTGGAGTACAGCCAACCAAATGGATGAGCAGTGTGCCCATCCTGGAGAAGTGGAGCAAATCCAAGTCTGGAGTGAAGTATGGCCAATGCTGGGTGTTTGCAGCCGTGGCCTGCACAG TGCTGCGATGCCTGGGCATCCCCACACGCTGCATCACCAACTTTGAGTCAGCCCATGACACAGACGGAAACCTCTCCATCGACCGAGTGTACAACATGCATAGGGAGAATGATGACCATGCTGACAGCATCTG GAACTTTCATTGTTGGATCGAGTCTTACATGCAGAGAGAAGATCTACCTGAAGGATATGGTGGCTGGCAAGTCTTGGACCCCACACCTCAGGAGAGGAGTAGTG GTATGTTTCGCTGTGGCCCATGTCCTTTGAAGGCCATTAAAGAAGGGGACCTCAATGTGAAGTTTGATGTTCCATTTGTCTTTGCTGAGGTGAATGCAGACATCATCAATTGGGAAATCAGACCAGACGGTCAGCGAAAGCAG CTTTCATCCAACTCTGCAAAAGTGGGGAGGAACATTAGCACCAAAAGTCCTTACAGCAACGAGAGGGAAGATATAACCCATCAGTACAAGTACCAAGAAG GTTCAGCCAAGGAGCGGGAGGTGTACAACAAGGCAGGGCGGTGCATCTCCGGGCCGGATGGAGAAGAGGAATCAAAACCAG CCAATGAACCAGGAAAGGTGCAGCTGGAGATCAAGCACGCACAACCTGTGTTCGGGACCGACTTTGACGTCATCTTTGAG TTGGAGAACATGGGAGACGAAGAAGTCAGCTGCAAATTGAACATGATGTCAGAGGCTGTCACCTACAGCTCAGTTCACCTTGGATGGTGCCAGAACAGCACGGTCAATGTTGTCATTCCTGCTCACAAAG TCCACAGGGAGACGGTGCGTCTACTCTACACTAAGTATGCCTCAGTCGTCAGCGAACACAACATCATCCGGGTGATAGGGGTGGCAAGAGTGTCCGGCCAGGAAAAATCCATCCTGGAGATGGTCAACATCCCACTGAGCAAGCCCAAACTCAGTATTAAG GTTCCTGGCTGGGTGATTTTAAATAGGAAAATCACCACCTTGATCTCCTTTACCAATCCATTGCCGGTGCCACTGAACCGAGGAGTGTTCACTGTTGAAGGGGCTGGCCTACTTTCAACCAAAGAGTTCCGTATTTC TGGTAGCATCGCTCCAGGCCAGCGTGTGTCTGTGGAGCTGTCCTTCACACCCATGAGGGCGGGGGTCAGGGAGTTCCTGGTGGACTTTGACTCCGACAGGCTCCAGGACGTGAAGGGAGTCGCCACGCTGGTGGTCCGCAAGACTCCACCCTCGTATTCTTCCAAGTGTCCAGTCATATGTGGATAG
- the LOC132464546 gene encoding protein-glutamine gamma-glutamyltransferase 2-like isoform X2, with amino-acid sequence MAHTNRLIAGVDLRSQENNRAHRTEEIDRKRLIVRRGHAFSLTVHLFHPLQSGHELALVLKQDKNNDDIVIRQRTAGGSGDKWWLHQQSANNELLLTVYSPARAAVGEHRLAVELMSGNRLLERTDFTKMYLLFNPWCKDDAVYFPDESLLEEYIMNENGRIFRGSADWMSGMPWNFGQFEDNVMDICFEILDRFKPARSDPPNDMRQRWDPVYISRAVVAMVNANDDGGVLAGKWQEPYTGGVQPTKWMSSVPILEKWSKSKSGVKYGQCWVFAAVACTVLRCLGIPTRCITNFESAHDTDGNLSIDRVYNMHRENDDHADSIWNFHCWIESYMQREDLPEGYGGWQVLDPTPQERSSGMFRCGPCPLKAIKEGDLNVKFDVPFVFAEVNADIINWEIRPDGQRKQLSSNSAKVGRNISTKSPYSNEREDITHQYKYQEGSAKEREVYNKAGRCISGPDGEEESKPANEPGKVQLEIKHAQPVFGTDFDVIFELENMGDEEVSCKLNMMSEAVTYSSVHLGWCQNSTVNVVIPAHKVHRETVRLLYTKYASVVSEHNIIRVIGVARVSGQEKSILEMVNIPLSKPKLSIKVPGWVILNRKITTLISFTNPLPVPLNRGVFTVEGAGLLSTKEFRISGSIAPGQRVSVELSFTPMRAGVREFLVDFDSDRLQDVKGVATLVVRKTPPSYSSKCPVICG; translated from the exons GTTTAATTGCTGGTGTTGATCTGAGAAGCCAGGAAAACAACCGGGCACACCGAACTGAGGAGATTGATAGGAAGCGTTTGATTGTTCGGCGGGGACATGCCTTCTCCCTGACGGTGCACCTCTTCCACCCGCTGCAGTCCGGCCATGAGCTGGCCCTGGTCTTAAAGCAGG ATAAGAACAACGATGATATTGTGATCAGACAGCGAACGGCTGGAGGGTCCGGTGACAAGTGGTGGTTACACCAGCAGAGCGCGAACAACGAATTACTGCTGACTGTGTACAGTCCCGCCCGTGCTGCCGTTGGCGAGCACCGCTTGGCTGTTGAACTGATGTCAGGGAATAGACTTCTGGAGAGGACGGACTTTACCAAAATGTACTTGCTGTTTAATCCCTGGTGCAAAG ATGATGCCGTGTACTTCCCTGATGAAAGTCTGCTCGAGGAATACATTATGAACGAGAATGGTCGCATTTTCCGTGGGAGTGCGGATTGGATGAGTGGGATGCCATGGAATTTCGGACAG TTTGAAGACAATGTGATGGACATCTGCTTTGAGATCCTTGACCGCTTTAAGCCAGCGAGGTCAGACCCCCCAAACGACATGCGTCAGCGATGGGACCCTGTCTACATCAGCAGGGCAGTCGTTGCCATG GTGAATGCCAACGATGACGGTGGAGTCTTGGCGGGGAAATGGCAGGAACCTTACACAGGTGGAGTACAGCCAACCAAATGGATGAGCAGTGTGCCCATCCTGGAGAAGTGGAGCAAATCCAAGTCTGGAGTGAAGTATGGCCAATGCTGGGTGTTTGCAGCCGTGGCCTGCACAG TGCTGCGATGCCTGGGCATCCCCACACGCTGCATCACCAACTTTGAGTCAGCCCATGACACAGACGGAAACCTCTCCATCGACCGAGTGTACAACATGCATAGGGAGAATGATGACCATGCTGACAGCATCTG GAACTTTCATTGTTGGATCGAGTCTTACATGCAGAGAGAAGATCTACCTGAAGGATATGGTGGCTGGCAAGTCTTGGACCCCACACCTCAGGAGAGGAGTAGTG GTATGTTTCGCTGTGGCCCATGTCCTTTGAAGGCCATTAAAGAAGGGGACCTCAATGTGAAGTTTGATGTTCCATTTGTCTTTGCTGAGGTGAATGCAGACATCATCAATTGGGAAATCAGACCAGACGGTCAGCGAAAGCAG CTTTCATCCAACTCTGCAAAAGTGGGGAGGAACATTAGCACCAAAAGTCCTTACAGCAACGAGAGGGAAGATATAACCCATCAGTACAAGTACCAAGAAG GTTCAGCCAAGGAGCGGGAGGTGTACAACAAGGCAGGGCGGTGCATCTCCGGGCCGGATGGAGAAGAGGAATCAAAACCAG CCAATGAACCAGGAAAGGTGCAGCTGGAGATCAAGCACGCACAACCTGTGTTCGGGACCGACTTTGACGTCATCTTTGAG TTGGAGAACATGGGAGACGAAGAAGTCAGCTGCAAATTGAACATGATGTCAGAGGCTGTCACCTACAGCTCAGTTCACCTTGGATGGTGCCAGAACAGCACGGTCAATGTTGTCATTCCTGCTCACAAAG TCCACAGGGAGACGGTGCGTCTACTCTACACTAAGTATGCCTCAGTCGTCAGCGAACACAACATCATCCGGGTGATAGGGGTGGCAAGAGTGTCCGGCCAGGAAAAATCCATCCTGGAGATGGTCAACATCCCACTGAGCAAGCCCAAACTCAGTATTAAG GTTCCTGGCTGGGTGATTTTAAATAGGAAAATCACCACCTTGATCTCCTTTACCAATCCATTGCCGGTGCCACTGAACCGAGGAGTGTTCACTGTTGAAGGGGCTGGCCTACTTTCAACCAAAGAGTTCCGTATTTC TGGTAGCATCGCTCCAGGCCAGCGTGTGTCTGTGGAGCTGTCCTTCACACCCATGAGGGCGGGGGTCAGGGAGTTCCTGGTGGACTTTGACTCCGACAGGCTCCAGGACGTGAAGGGAGTCGCCACGCTGGTGGTCCGCAAGACTCCACCCTCGTATTCTTCCAAGTGTCCAGTCATATGTGGATAG
- the LOC132464546 gene encoding protein-glutamine gamma-glutamyltransferase 2-like isoform X5, which translates to MANTNRLIAGVDLRSQENNRAHRTEEIDRKRLIVRRGHAFSLTVHLFHPLQSGHELALVLKQDAVYFPDESLLEEYIMNENGRIFRGSADWMSGMPWNFGQFEDNVMDICFEILDRFKPARSDPPNDMRQRWDPVYISRAVVAMVNANDDGGVLAGKWQEPYTGGVQPTKWMSSVPILEKWSKSKSGVKYGQCWVFAAVACTVLRCLGIPTRCITNFESAHDTDGNLSIDRVYNMHRENDDHADSIWNFHCWIESYMQREDLPEGYGGWQVLDPTPQERSSGMFRCGPCPLKAIKEGDLNVKFDVPFVFAEVNADIINWEIRPDGQRKQLSSNSAKVGRNISTKSPYSNEREDITHQYKYQEGSAKEREVYNKAGRCISGPDGEEESKPANEPGKVQLEIKHAQPVFGTDFDVIFELENMGDEEVSCKLNMMSEAVTYSSVHLGWCQNSTVNVVIPAHKVHRETVRLLYTKYASVVSEHNIIRVIGVARVSGQEKSILEMVNIPLSKPKLSIKVPGWVILNRKITTLISFTNPLPVPLNRGVFTVEGAGLLSTKEFRISGSIAPGQRVSVELSFTPMRAGVREFLVDFDSDRLQDVKGVATLVVRKTPPSYSSKCPVICG; encoded by the exons ATGGCCAACACAAACC GTTTAATTGCTGGTGTTGATCTGAGAAGCCAGGAAAACAACCGGGCACACCGAACTGAGGAGATTGATAGGAAGCGTTTGATTGTTCGGCGGGGACATGCCTTCTCCCTGACGGTGCACCTCTTCCACCCGCTGCAGTCCGGCCATGAGCTGGCCCTGGTCTTAAAGCAGG ATGCCGTGTACTTCCCTGATGAAAGTCTGCTCGAGGAATACATTATGAACGAGAATGGTCGCATTTTCCGTGGGAGTGCGGATTGGATGAGTGGGATGCCATGGAATTTCGGACAG TTTGAAGACAATGTGATGGACATCTGCTTTGAGATCCTTGACCGCTTTAAGCCAGCGAGGTCAGACCCCCCAAACGACATGCGTCAGCGATGGGACCCTGTCTACATCAGCAGGGCAGTCGTTGCCATG GTGAATGCCAACGATGACGGTGGAGTCTTGGCGGGGAAATGGCAGGAACCTTACACAGGTGGAGTACAGCCAACCAAATGGATGAGCAGTGTGCCCATCCTGGAGAAGTGGAGCAAATCCAAGTCTGGAGTGAAGTATGGCCAATGCTGGGTGTTTGCAGCCGTGGCCTGCACAG TGCTGCGATGCCTGGGCATCCCCACACGCTGCATCACCAACTTTGAGTCAGCCCATGACACAGACGGAAACCTCTCCATCGACCGAGTGTACAACATGCATAGGGAGAATGATGACCATGCTGACAGCATCTG GAACTTTCATTGTTGGATCGAGTCTTACATGCAGAGAGAAGATCTACCTGAAGGATATGGTGGCTGGCAAGTCTTGGACCCCACACCTCAGGAGAGGAGTAGTG GTATGTTTCGCTGTGGCCCATGTCCTTTGAAGGCCATTAAAGAAGGGGACCTCAATGTGAAGTTTGATGTTCCATTTGTCTTTGCTGAGGTGAATGCAGACATCATCAATTGGGAAATCAGACCAGACGGTCAGCGAAAGCAG CTTTCATCCAACTCTGCAAAAGTGGGGAGGAACATTAGCACCAAAAGTCCTTACAGCAACGAGAGGGAAGATATAACCCATCAGTACAAGTACCAAGAAG GTTCAGCCAAGGAGCGGGAGGTGTACAACAAGGCAGGGCGGTGCATCTCCGGGCCGGATGGAGAAGAGGAATCAAAACCAG CCAATGAACCAGGAAAGGTGCAGCTGGAGATCAAGCACGCACAACCTGTGTTCGGGACCGACTTTGACGTCATCTTTGAG TTGGAGAACATGGGAGACGAAGAAGTCAGCTGCAAATTGAACATGATGTCAGAGGCTGTCACCTACAGCTCAGTTCACCTTGGATGGTGCCAGAACAGCACGGTCAATGTTGTCATTCCTGCTCACAAAG TCCACAGGGAGACGGTGCGTCTACTCTACACTAAGTATGCCTCAGTCGTCAGCGAACACAACATCATCCGGGTGATAGGGGTGGCAAGAGTGTCCGGCCAGGAAAAATCCATCCTGGAGATGGTCAACATCCCACTGAGCAAGCCCAAACTCAGTATTAAG GTTCCTGGCTGGGTGATTTTAAATAGGAAAATCACCACCTTGATCTCCTTTACCAATCCATTGCCGGTGCCACTGAACCGAGGAGTGTTCACTGTTGAAGGGGCTGGCCTACTTTCAACCAAAGAGTTCCGTATTTC TGGTAGCATCGCTCCAGGCCAGCGTGTGTCTGTGGAGCTGTCCTTCACACCCATGAGGGCGGGGGTCAGGGAGTTCCTGGTGGACTTTGACTCCGACAGGCTCCAGGACGTGAAGGGAGTCGCCACGCTGGTGGTCCGCAAGACTCCACCCTCGTATTCTTCCAAGTGTCCAGTCATATGTGGATAG
- the LOC132464546 gene encoding protein-glutamine gamma-glutamyltransferase 2-like isoform X4: MANTNRLIAGVDLRSQENNRAHRTEEIDRKRLIVRRGHAFSLTVHLFHPLQSGHELALVLKQDKNNDDIVIRQRTAGGSGDKWWLHQQSANNELLLTVYSPARAAVGEHRLAVELMSGNRLLERTDFTKMYLLFNPWCKDDAVYFPDESLLEEYIMNENGRIFRGSADWMSGMPWNFGQFEDNVMDICFEILDRFKPARSDPPNDMRQRWDPVYISRAVVAMVNANDDGGVLAGKWQEPYTGGVQPTKWMSSVPILEKWSKSKSGVKYGQCWVFAAVACTVLRCLGIPTRCITNFESAHDTDGNLSIDRVYNMHRENDDHADSIWNFHCWIESYMQREDLPEGYGGWQVLDPTPQERSSGMFRCGPCPLKAIKEGDLNVKFDVPFVFAEVNADIINWEIRPDGQRKQLSSNSAKVGRNISTKSPYSNEREDITHQYKYQEGSAKEREVYNKAGRCISGPDGEEESKPGKVQLEIKHAQPVFGTDFDVIFELENMGDEEVSCKLNMMSEAVTYSSVHLGWCQNSTVNVVIPAHKVHRETVRLLYTKYASVVSEHNIIRVIGVARVSGQEKSILEMVNIPLSKPKLSIKVPGWVILNRKITTLISFTNPLPVPLNRGVFTVEGAGLLSTKEFRISGSIAPGQRVSVELSFTPMRAGVREFLVDFDSDRLQDVKGVATLVVRKTPPSYSSKCPVICG, from the exons ATGGCCAACACAAACC GTTTAATTGCTGGTGTTGATCTGAGAAGCCAGGAAAACAACCGGGCACACCGAACTGAGGAGATTGATAGGAAGCGTTTGATTGTTCGGCGGGGACATGCCTTCTCCCTGACGGTGCACCTCTTCCACCCGCTGCAGTCCGGCCATGAGCTGGCCCTGGTCTTAAAGCAGG ATAAGAACAACGATGATATTGTGATCAGACAGCGAACGGCTGGAGGGTCCGGTGACAAGTGGTGGTTACACCAGCAGAGCGCGAACAACGAATTACTGCTGACTGTGTACAGTCCCGCCCGTGCTGCCGTTGGCGAGCACCGCTTGGCTGTTGAACTGATGTCAGGGAATAGACTTCTGGAGAGGACGGACTTTACCAAAATGTACTTGCTGTTTAATCCCTGGTGCAAAG ATGATGCCGTGTACTTCCCTGATGAAAGTCTGCTCGAGGAATACATTATGAACGAGAATGGTCGCATTTTCCGTGGGAGTGCGGATTGGATGAGTGGGATGCCATGGAATTTCGGACAG TTTGAAGACAATGTGATGGACATCTGCTTTGAGATCCTTGACCGCTTTAAGCCAGCGAGGTCAGACCCCCCAAACGACATGCGTCAGCGATGGGACCCTGTCTACATCAGCAGGGCAGTCGTTGCCATG GTGAATGCCAACGATGACGGTGGAGTCTTGGCGGGGAAATGGCAGGAACCTTACACAGGTGGAGTACAGCCAACCAAATGGATGAGCAGTGTGCCCATCCTGGAGAAGTGGAGCAAATCCAAGTCTGGAGTGAAGTATGGCCAATGCTGGGTGTTTGCAGCCGTGGCCTGCACAG TGCTGCGATGCCTGGGCATCCCCACACGCTGCATCACCAACTTTGAGTCAGCCCATGACACAGACGGAAACCTCTCCATCGACCGAGTGTACAACATGCATAGGGAGAATGATGACCATGCTGACAGCATCTG GAACTTTCATTGTTGGATCGAGTCTTACATGCAGAGAGAAGATCTACCTGAAGGATATGGTGGCTGGCAAGTCTTGGACCCCACACCTCAGGAGAGGAGTAGTG GTATGTTTCGCTGTGGCCCATGTCCTTTGAAGGCCATTAAAGAAGGGGACCTCAATGTGAAGTTTGATGTTCCATTTGTCTTTGCTGAGGTGAATGCAGACATCATCAATTGGGAAATCAGACCAGACGGTCAGCGAAAGCAG CTTTCATCCAACTCTGCAAAAGTGGGGAGGAACATTAGCACCAAAAGTCCTTACAGCAACGAGAGGGAAGATATAACCCATCAGTACAAGTACCAAGAAG GTTCAGCCAAGGAGCGGGAGGTGTACAACAAGGCAGGGCGGTGCATCTCCGGGCCGGATGGAGAAGAGGAATCAAAACCAG GAAAGGTGCAGCTGGAGATCAAGCACGCACAACCTGTGTTCGGGACCGACTTTGACGTCATCTTTGAG TTGGAGAACATGGGAGACGAAGAAGTCAGCTGCAAATTGAACATGATGTCAGAGGCTGTCACCTACAGCTCAGTTCACCTTGGATGGTGCCAGAACAGCACGGTCAATGTTGTCATTCCTGCTCACAAAG TCCACAGGGAGACGGTGCGTCTACTCTACACTAAGTATGCCTCAGTCGTCAGCGAACACAACATCATCCGGGTGATAGGGGTGGCAAGAGTGTCCGGCCAGGAAAAATCCATCCTGGAGATGGTCAACATCCCACTGAGCAAGCCCAAACTCAGTATTAAG GTTCCTGGCTGGGTGATTTTAAATAGGAAAATCACCACCTTGATCTCCTTTACCAATCCATTGCCGGTGCCACTGAACCGAGGAGTGTTCACTGTTGAAGGGGCTGGCCTACTTTCAACCAAAGAGTTCCGTATTTC TGGTAGCATCGCTCCAGGCCAGCGTGTGTCTGTGGAGCTGTCCTTCACACCCATGAGGGCGGGGGTCAGGGAGTTCCTGGTGGACTTTGACTCCGACAGGCTCCAGGACGTGAAGGGAGTCGCCACGCTGGTGGTCCGCAAGACTCCACCCTCGTATTCTTCCAAGTGTCCAGTCATATGTGGATAG